A region of the Muricauda sp. MAR_2010_75 genome:
CACAAAGAGCACAAGGACAAAAAAATGGACCATTCTAAGATGGATCACTCAAAAATGGATCACAGTAACCATGACCATGCTAAGATGGACTCCTCCAAAAAGCAACACCAAAGAGAAGACCATTCTAAAATGGATCACGGAAGTGGAGACCATTCGGGCCATAACCCCGCTCACGGACAAATGGGGCACGACCACCATAAAATGATGGTCAAGGATTTTAGAAAACGGTTTTGGATATCTTTAATCGTTACCATCCCAATATTGTTCTTATCGCCAATGATACAGGAGTTTTTTGGGTATGACCTATTGCTCCCCGGAAATCCGTATATCCTATTTGCACTATCAACATTTGTCTATTTCTGGGGCGGCTGGCCATTTTTAAAGGGATTTTATAATGAAATAAAATCCAAGGGTCCGGGCATGATGGCCCTAATCTCAATGGCTATAAGTGTGGCCTATTTCTATAGTGCCGCTACAGTTTTCGGACTCCCTGGGGAGGACTTTTTCTGGGAACTGAGCACCTTGATTGTCATCATGCTGTTGGGACATTGGTTGGAAATGAAATCGGTGCTGGGCGCATCCAAGGCACTCCAACTTTTGGTCAGTATGCTGCCCGCTGAGGCCCATAAAGTTGTGGGTGATAAAATTCAAGATGTAAAACTAGAGGATTTATTAAAAGATGACATCATATTGGTTAAACCCGGCGAGAAAGTACCCGCGGATGGCATCATCACCGAAGGATCTAGCTACCTGAACGAGTCGATGCTGACAGGCGAGTCAAAACCGGTAAAAAAAGAAGTACAGGATAAGGTCATCGGAGGTTCCATAAATGGCAATAGTACCTTAAGGGTAAAGGTAGAGCATACTGGAAAGGACAGTTACCTGAACAAGGTGATCAAGATGGTCGATGAGGCACAGCGCACGAAATCGAAGATGCAGAACCTTTCAGATCGGGCGGCCAAATGGCTGACCTATATTGCATTGGCCATTGGCTTTGGGACACTCGCGGTTTGGCTGATTTTAGGTTTCCCATTTGTTTTTGCATTGGAAAGAATGGTAACGGTCATGGTCATTGCCTGTCCACACGCGCTCGGTCTTGCCATTCCGTTGGTTGTCGCTATATCTACAGCGGTATCTGCCCAAAATGGTTTATTGATCCGAAACAGAACGGCCTTTGAAGAATCCCGAAAAATATCGGCTTTATTGTTTGATAAAACGGGAACATTGACCAAAGGTGATTTTGGGGTGACCCGAATTGAATCAGTGAACGAATTGTACACCAGAGATGAAATTCTGAGGTTATCCAGTGCTCTGGAACTAAGCTCCGAACACCCCATCGCCGTGGGGATCATCAAAAAGGTCAAAGAAAAGGACATCGAGATTCCAAAGACCAAAAACTTCAACGCCATAACGGGCAAGGGTGTAGAGGCAATCGTAGAG
Encoded here:
- a CDS encoding copper-translocating P-type ATPase, coding for MDNHKEHKDKKMDHSKMDHSKMDHSNHDHAKMDSSKKQHQREDHSKMDHGSGDHSGHNPAHGQMGHDHHKMMVKDFRKRFWISLIVTIPILFLSPMIQEFFGYDLLLPGNPYILFALSTFVYFWGGWPFLKGFYNEIKSKGPGMMALISMAISVAYFYSAATVFGLPGEDFFWELSTLIVIMLLGHWLEMKSVLGASKALQLLVSMLPAEAHKVVGDKIQDVKLEDLLKDDIILVKPGEKVPADGIITEGSSYLNESMLTGESKPVKKEVQDKVIGGSINGNSTLRVKVEHTGKDSYLNKVIKMVDEAQRTKSKMQNLSDRAAKWLTYIALAIGFGTLAVWLILGFPFVFALERMVTVMVIACPHALGLAIPLVVAISTAVSAQNGLLIRNRTAFEESRKISALLFDKTGTLTKGDFGVTRIESVNELYTRDEILRLSSALELSSEHPIAVGIIKKVKEKDIEIPKTKNFNAITGKGVEAIVEGKKVKVVSPGYLRDEKIQITEDAFSDAAETVVFVLIDGKLAGYIALADEIRPESADAIKVFKKNNIKVLMATGDNEKTAKAVSDKLGLDGYYAEVLPHQKVEIVKELESKGEFVAMTGDGVNDAPALAKADVGIAVGSGTDVAAETADIILVNSNPKDIANLILFGKATYNKMIQNLVWATGYNVVAIPLAAGVLYSSGFVLGPAVGAVFMSLSTIIVAINAQLLKRKIGSN